A region of the Gemmatimonadaceae bacterium genome:
CACCAAGTCGGGCTATCCGTTCATCGTGCGGCGGCTCAGCCGCGGGCAACGGATCGAAGACGCGCCGGAAGTGTTCCGCGGTACTGCCGACGACGTGTCCGCCAGCGCGTACGCGCTGCGCGATTCGGACGGCCGCGTGCAGGCGCTGCTGGCGAGTCGCGGGCTCACGTTCTGGGAGCGGGAGCAGTGGCTGCTGCGGGACTCGGGTCCGCCGGTGAAGCTGCCGTTCCCGGCCAAGGGCGGCATCAACGCGCTGGTGGACGGCCAGCTCGTCATGACGACCGACGTGGATTGGAACGGAATGAAGCTCGGCGACCTGTTCGCGTACGATCTCGCGGAGCTGAAGGCCGATCCGGCGAACGCGAAGCCGCACCTGATCCTTCGCCCCGGCCCGCGCGAATCCATTGAGGGCGTGTCGAGCACGCGCAACAAGCTCATCGTCGCGCTGTACGAGAACGTGAAGGGCGCGGCGTACGTGTACGATCGCGGTCCGGACGGCTGGACGCGCCGGCGGCTGGCGCTGCCGGAGAACGCGTCGGTAGGGATCGGATCCTCGTCCAGCCTCACGGACGAGATCTTCTTCAGCACTTCCAATTATCTGGAGCCGAACAGTCTCTGGCTCGCGGACGCGGCCACCGGGCGCGTGGAGAAGGTGAAGGCGATCACGCCGCGGTTCGATGCTTCGCGGCACACCGTCACGCAGTACGAGGCGACGTCGGCGGACGGGACCAGGATCCCGTACTTCGTTTCGCACCCGAAGGACATGGCGCTCGACGGCAACAACCCGACTCTCCTGTACGGTTACGGGGGATTCCAGTCGAGCCTGTTGCCGGGGTATTCGGGAACGGTCGGGAAGCTGTGGCTGGAGGACGGCGGCGTGTACGTGAGGGCCAACACCCGCGGCGGCGGCGAGTTCGGTCCCGCGTGGCACCAGGCTGCGATCGGTGTCAACCGGCAGCGGGCGCACGAGGATTTCGCCGCGGTCGCGCAGGACCTGATCGCGCGCCGTATCACGTCGCCGCGCAGGCTGGGCATCATGGGCGGGTCGCAGGGCGGACTGTTCGTGGGCGTCGCGATGACGCAGCACCCCGAGCTGTTCAACGCAGTGGTCATCCAAGTTCCGCTGTTCGACATGCTGCGCTACCACAAGCTGCTCGCGGGCGCGTCGTGGATTGCGGAATACGGCAACCCGGACATCCCGGAGCAACGCGCGTGGATCGAGGGGTACTCGCCGTACCAGGCGCTGCGCGCGGGACAGCGGTACCCCGAGCCGTTCATACATACCTCGACCAAGGACGATCGGGTGCATCCCGGGCATGCGCGAAAGGCAGTCGCGCGGCTGGAAGAGCTTGGATATCCGGTGCTGTTCTACGAGAACACCGACGGTGGGCACTCGGCGGCGGCGAACCTGCGGGAGTCGGCGAAGCGGGTCGCGCTCGAGTATACGTATCTCACGAGAAAGTTGAAGGATTAGGGCACAACAGGGTTGGGTTGCTGCAGTTGCGTTGCCGACCGACCCTGCTTCTTTCGTAAGAACCAACATTCCGCCCAACGCTACCGAGCATGTGCGTCTGCCTCGTGAACGTATGCTCGACGTGTTCTCGACCCTTTCGACGTGGTATTCGCTGCAGCAGCCTCCGAGGACGGTTTGTCCGGAGCTGGTGCACGCTTCGATGGATCGCAAGTACGGGTTCTTCATGGTTGAGGAACCGGACGCGCACCTAGTCTCCTTCAGCCGACGGGTTCTCAGGACCTTGCCTGATGGCCGTCACGTGCTGCAATCCACGCGCACGAGCGCGAACGACTTCCAAAGGACTACGCGGACGCCGGGGGTGGTGGCGCCGTAAAGAGGCTTCACAGCTGTTGATGCCTGACTAGCGATTCAGGGCCCCCTTCTGTTGACAAGATGGTCTACCAATTGGTAGACTGTTTCGTAACAGGGAGACAGGATGCCCACTACGCGGATTCGTGAGTCGGACCACCAGCTCTTACAGGGGTTGGCGGAAAAAACCGGAAAGCAGCACCAGGAGATCATCCACGAAGCTCTGGATGCTTATGAGCGCCAGCGGATGCTCGATGAGATAAATGCTGCCTATGCTCGTCTCAAGGCGAACCCGAAGGAATGGCAGCACGAGCTCGACGAGCGGAGGACCTGGGATTCGGCGGTAGGCGACGGGATCTACTAGTGGCCAAAGCCACCCTGCCGCACAGGGACCCGAGTCGCGGCGAGGTTTGGCAAGTGGACCTTCGGCCGGCGCGAGGGCGGGAGCAGGACGGGCCACGCCCGGCGGTGATAATCTCGGAAGACCGGTTCAATCACGGTCCAGCCGATATGGTGATCGTCATTCCAGTCACCAGCCGGAACAAAAAAATTCCTTCCCATGTTTTCGTCCCGAAAGGCGAAGCCGGGCTGACGCTCGACAGTTACGTCAAGGTCGAGGACGTTCGCGCGATTTCCAAAGAAAGGCTTATCGCCTATCTCGGAGACCTCACCTCTCCGCGCGTTGAGCGGGTAGAGCAGATCCTGCGCGTGCTGCTGAAACTGTGATCATCACTCGGCCGCGGTCAAGTCGTCAGACAACGGCGAGGACGGCAGGCAACTTGTTTTGGGGCAAGGATTTGGCTTATATTTATAAGCTGTCCCAGAAACATCACCGTCCCGGGCTGGCCGCGCGTCCAAGACTGCGGCCTCCGCTGAAGAGGTTCACATGAAGGCCGACATCCATCCCGTTTACGCCACCGCTCACGTGAAGTGCGCGTGCGGGAATACGTTCGAGACACGCTCCACGCAGGCGGAGATCCACACCGACATCTGCGCGCAGTGCCATCCGTTCTTCACCGGCAAGCAGAAGCTCATCGATACCGCAGGCCGCGTCGAGCGCTTCCGCCAGAAGTACCGGAAGAAGGAAGCCTGAGTCTCCGCGATCGGCTCGCGGAAGCGCTACAGCGCGCGGCCGAGGTCGAACGGGAGCTGTCCGATCCAAAGACGACCAGGGACCCGCAGCGGTTCGCTTCACTCGGCAGGGAACACCAGCGGCTCGGCGCCGTAGTCGAGCTGGGCGGTCGAATCGACAAGCTTACGAACGAGCTCGAGCAGGCGCGCGAGCTCGTTTCCGTTGACGACCCCGAGATGGCCGCCGAGGCGCGCGCGGAAGTGCGCAAGCTCGAAGAACAGCTCGAGGATCTCGAGCGCAAGCTCAAGCCCGTGCTCATCCCGCCCGATCC
Encoded here:
- a CDS encoding type II toxin-antitoxin system PemK/MazF family toxin, whose amino-acid sequence is MAKATLPHRDPSRGEVWQVDLRPARGREQDGPRPAVIISEDRFNHGPADMVIVIPVTSRNKKIPSHVFVPKGEAGLTLDSYVKVEDVRAISKERLIAYLGDLTSPRVERVEQILRVLLKL
- a CDS encoding prolyl oligopeptidase family serine peptidase: MRLNSRCGLLAILLLGASVQLAEAQVGVARAEVVVHTEDPHLWLEEVEGERALAWVRERSARSLAVLQGDSRYQRFYDDALRILEATDRIASPGFRGRTIYNFWQDSSHVRGILRRTTLESYRSENPEWETVLDVDALSASESANWVYRGANCLPPEHRFCLISLSNGGKDAVEIREFDTQTKSFVAGGFVLPESKGGASWIDANAIFISRDLGPGTLTKSGYPFIVRRLSRGQRIEDAPEVFRGTADDVSASAYALRDSDGRVQALLASRGLTFWEREQWLLRDSGPPVKLPFPAKGGINALVDGQLVMTTDVDWNGMKLGDLFAYDLAELKADPANAKPHLILRPGPRESIEGVSSTRNKLIVALYENVKGAAYVYDRGPDGWTRRRLALPENASVGIGSSSSLTDEIFFSTSNYLEPNSLWLADAATGRVEKVKAITPRFDASRHTVTQYEATSADGTRIPYFVSHPKDMALDGNNPTLLYGYGGFQSSLLPGYSGTVGKLWLEDGGVYVRANTRGGGEFGPAWHQAAIGVNRQRAHEDFAAVAQDLIARRITSPRRLGIMGGSQGGLFVGVAMTQHPELFNAVVIQVPLFDMLRYHKLLAGASWIAEYGNPDIPEQRAWIEGYSPYQALRAGQRYPEPFIHTSTKDDRVHPGHARKAVARLEELGYPVLFYENTDGGHSAAANLRESAKRVALEYTYLTRKLKD
- the rpmE gene encoding 50S ribosomal protein L31, producing MKADIHPVYATAHVKCACGNTFETRSTQAEIHTDICAQCHPFFTGKQKLIDTAGRVERFRQKYRKKEA